A genomic region of Terriglobales bacterium contains the following coding sequences:
- a CDS encoding substrate-binding domain-containing protein, translating into MAAMTQSRDPYLVKAVVHSSKLLTAFQSSGETLSLKEVASRSGLPKTMVFRLLYTLEKCGLVEKVGANLYQSCVRPLKHRLYRLGYAAQGTDYQFSKEVSASLQRAAAAEGIELICFDNRYSAKVAQRNADLLVREKVDLAIEFQTDEDVAPIVAAKYREANIPMIAIDIPHPGATYYGANNYEAGLIGGRYLGRWSKENWEGAVDEIILLELVRAGNLPRMRLTGALVGINLVLPNAKNCRITYLDGDGNFGTSLEAMRRHLHSSNSRHVLVAAVNDPSALGALRAFEEAGRSDCCAVMGQNASPEGRAELRVSKTRLVGSVAYFPERYGEDLIRLSLDILNHRQVAPALFVEHKLVTPKTVDHYYPNDCLGQLITASALAQAKTA; encoded by the coding sequence AGCTCCGGCGAAACATTGTCCCTCAAAGAGGTCGCCAGCCGCTCCGGACTGCCGAAGACCATGGTTTTTCGTCTGCTCTACACGCTGGAGAAATGCGGGCTGGTCGAGAAAGTCGGCGCGAATCTCTATCAATCATGTGTGCGTCCGCTGAAGCATCGCTTATATCGCCTGGGATATGCGGCGCAAGGAACTGATTATCAGTTTTCAAAAGAGGTTTCCGCGAGTTTGCAGCGCGCAGCCGCGGCCGAAGGCATCGAGCTGATCTGTTTCGACAATCGTTACAGTGCCAAAGTGGCACAGCGCAACGCCGATCTTCTGGTGCGTGAGAAGGTCGATCTGGCGATCGAATTCCAGACTGACGAAGATGTGGCTCCGATCGTCGCCGCCAAATACCGCGAAGCGAACATTCCCATGATCGCCATCGACATCCCCCATCCCGGAGCGACGTACTATGGCGCCAACAACTACGAAGCCGGTCTGATCGGTGGCCGCTATCTCGGCCGCTGGTCAAAAGAAAACTGGGAAGGCGCTGTCGACGAAATCATCCTATTGGAGCTGGTGCGCGCAGGAAACCTGCCCCGCATGCGTCTGACCGGAGCGCTGGTTGGCATCAACCTCGTACTGCCGAATGCAAAGAACTGCCGCATTACTTACCTCGATGGCGACGGTAATTTCGGCACCAGCCTCGAAGCCATGCGACGCCATCTGCATTCATCGAATTCGCGCCATGTATTGGTGGCGGCCGTCAACGATCCGAGTGCGCTGGGAGCCTTGCGCGCCTTTGAAGAAGCTGGACGCAGCGATTGCTGTGCCGTCATGGGACAAAACGCCTCGCCGGAAGGGCGCGCCGAGCTTCGTGTTTCCAAAACGAGACTCGTTGGTTCGGTGGCCTATTTCCCAGAACGGTACGGAGAGGACCTCATCCGGCTGAGCCTCGACATCCTGAACCATCGTCAAGTCGCTCCCGCGTTGTTCGTCGAACACAAGCTGGTGACCCCGAAGACCGTCGACCACTACTATCCCAATGACTGTCTTGGTCAGTTGATCACTGCCTCAGCTCTTGCGCAGGCCAAGACTGCCTAG